The Skermanella pratensis genome has a window encoding:
- a CDS encoding amino acid ABC transporter ATP-binding protein, whose translation MSDARQTAATQAGNDIAVQLSDVHKWYGEFHVLKGINLTVARGERIVICGPSGSGKSTLIRCINRLEEHQRGSIMVDGVELTNNLKNIDQVRRDVGMVFQHFNLFPHLTVLENCTLAPIWVRKMPKDQAEAMAMKYLERVRIPDQARKYPGQLSGGQQQRVAIARSLCMSPKVMLFDEPTSALDPEMIKEVLDVMISLAQEGMTMLCVTHEMGFARTVANRVIFMDRGEIVEQNEPIEFFNNPQSERTKLFLSQILAH comes from the coding sequence ATGAGCGACGCGAGACAAACGGCGGCGACGCAGGCTGGCAACGATATCGCGGTCCAGCTCAGCGACGTGCACAAGTGGTACGGCGAGTTCCACGTGCTGAAGGGCATCAACCTGACCGTGGCGCGCGGCGAGCGGATCGTGATCTGCGGCCCGTCCGGCTCCGGCAAGTCCACGCTGATCCGCTGCATCAACCGGCTGGAGGAGCACCAGCGCGGCAGCATCATGGTGGACGGGGTCGAGCTGACCAACAACCTGAAGAACATCGACCAGGTGCGCCGCGACGTCGGCATGGTGTTCCAGCACTTCAACCTGTTCCCCCACCTGACCGTGCTGGAAAACTGCACCCTGGCGCCGATCTGGGTCCGCAAGATGCCCAAGGACCAAGCCGAGGCCATGGCGATGAAGTACCTGGAGCGGGTACGTATCCCCGACCAGGCCCGGAAGTATCCCGGCCAGCTCTCCGGCGGCCAGCAGCAGCGCGTGGCGATCGCCCGCTCGCTGTGCATGAGCCCCAAGGTGATGCTGTTCGACGAGCCGACCTCCGCCCTCGACCCCGAGATGATCAAGGAGGTCCTGGACGTCATGATCAGCCTCGCCCAGGAGGGCATGACGATGCTCTGCGTGACCCACGAGATGGGCTTCGCCCGCACCGTGGCGAACCGGGTCATCTTCATGGACCGCGGCGAGATCGTCGAGCAGAACGAGCCGATCGAATTCTTCAACAACCCGCAGTCGGAGCGGACCAAGCTGTTCCTGAGCCAGATCCTGGCGCATTGA
- a CDS encoding DUF2795 domain-containing protein, with protein sequence MSKGLDGHSPTDVTHHLKGIDFPAGKEDLVKHAKQQGADESVVDLIGKMPDGRYETMADVMKGVGKAG encoded by the coding sequence ATGAGCAAGGGCCTGGACGGACATTCCCCGACCGACGTGACCCATCACCTGAAGGGGATCGATTTTCCCGCCGGGAAGGAGGATCTGGTCAAGCACGCGAAGCAGCAGGGCGCCGACGAGAGCGTGGTCGACCTGATCGGCAAGATGCCCGACGGCCGGTACGAGACCATGGCCGATGTCATGAAGGGCGTGGGCAAAGCCGGCTGA
- a CDS encoding amino acid ABC transporter permease has translation MADHISLQGPDTVSSGSAGSQVVKPPALALGPLGWVRANLFNSWFNSILTILILWLGYLVIPPLLNWLFFNSVLPGEGVTNQTCRASGGACWAFIHEKYRLILFGLYPYEEQWRPIAAILIIIGMLALSCNRNFWRPWLAAVWAGAAVVVGVLMWGGVLGLPFVRNTLWGGLPLTLILSVVGLVVAFPLSILLALGRRSDLPIVKSICVVYIELIRGVPLITVLFMASVMFPLFLPTGVTIDKLLRAQIGLILFASAYLAEVIRGGLQAIPKGQYEAADSLGLTYWQKTRKIILPQALSITIPPLVNTFIGFFKDTSLVIIIGLFDLMSASKAALTDPAWRGFYKESYLFVALIYFVFCFFMSKYSQWLEQELHRGHKR, from the coding sequence ATGGCAGACCATATCTCCCTCCAGGGTCCCGACACCGTGTCCTCCGGCTCCGCCGGCTCGCAGGTGGTCAAGCCGCCGGCGCTGGCGCTCGGCCCGCTCGGCTGGGTCAGGGCGAACCTGTTCAACAGCTGGTTCAACTCGATCCTGACGATCTTGATCCTGTGGCTGGGATACCTGGTGATCCCGCCGCTGCTCAACTGGCTGTTCTTCAACAGCGTCCTGCCGGGCGAAGGGGTGACCAACCAGACCTGCCGGGCGTCGGGCGGGGCCTGCTGGGCCTTCATCCACGAGAAGTACCGGCTGATCCTGTTCGGACTTTACCCCTACGAGGAGCAGTGGCGGCCGATCGCGGCGATCCTGATCATCATCGGGATGCTGGCGCTGAGCTGCAACCGCAACTTCTGGCGGCCCTGGCTCGCCGCCGTCTGGGCGGGCGCCGCGGTCGTCGTGGGCGTGCTGATGTGGGGCGGCGTGCTGGGCCTGCCGTTCGTCCGCAACACCCTTTGGGGCGGCCTGCCGCTGACGCTGATCCTGTCGGTGGTGGGGCTGGTCGTGGCCTTCCCGCTGTCGATCCTGCTGGCGCTGGGACGGCGGTCCGACCTGCCGATCGTCAAGTCGATCTGCGTGGTCTATATCGAGCTGATCCGCGGCGTGCCGCTGATCACCGTGCTGTTCATGGCGTCGGTGATGTTCCCGCTGTTCCTGCCGACCGGCGTGACCATCGACAAGCTGCTGCGCGCCCAGATCGGCCTGATCCTGTTCGCGTCCGCCTATCTGGCGGAGGTGATCCGCGGCGGCCTTCAGGCGATCCCGAAGGGCCAGTACGAGGCGGCGGACAGCCTGGGCCTAACCTATTGGCAGAAGACCCGCAAGATCATCCTGCCGCAGGCGCTGTCGATCACCATCCCGCCGCTGGTCAACACCTTCATCGGCTTCTTCAAGGACACCTCGCTGGTGATCATCATCGGCCTGTTCGACCTGATGAGCGCGTCGAAGGCGGCGCTGACCGACCCCGCCTGGCGCGGCTTCTACAAGGAGTCGTACCTGTTCGTGGCGCTGATCTACTTCGTCTTCTGCTTCTTCATGTCGAAGTACAGCCAGTGGCTGGAGCAGGAGCTGCACCGCGGCCACAAGCGATAA
- a CDS encoding amino acid ABC transporter permease, producing MAISTRGPGSLAPQAPRRSLINDPNVRAIFFQILVLGGVVLLGWYLVSNVLENLARQNIATGFSFLDREASFAIGESMIAYSPASSYSQALFVGFLNTIKVAVLGIFLATILGTIIGIARLSSNFLVAKLASIYVEVIRNVPVLLQLFFWYAVISESLPGPRQALNPVPGVFLSNRGMKFPGLADDPIWTWVGLALVAAIVGVWLLARWARKRQEATGQQFPVVLASIGVLVALPLLTWAAGGAPTALDVPELQGFNFRGGINISPEFAALLLGLVIYTASFIAEIVRSGIRAVNWGQTEAASALGLHRGEVLRLVVLPQALRIIVPPTTSQYLNLTKNSSLAVAIGYPDLVSVANTTLNQTGQAIEAVSIMMAVYLTISLGISLFMNWYNTRIALVER from the coding sequence TTGGCAATATCGACCAGAGGCCCCGGGAGCCTGGCTCCCCAGGCGCCGCGCCGCTCCCTGATCAACGATCCGAACGTCCGGGCGATCTTCTTCCAGATCCTGGTGCTGGGCGGCGTCGTGCTGCTCGGCTGGTACCTCGTGTCCAACGTGCTGGAGAACCTGGCGCGGCAGAACATCGCGACGGGCTTCTCCTTCCTGGACCGTGAGGCCAGTTTCGCCATCGGCGAGTCGATGATCGCCTATTCGCCGGCCAGCAGCTACAGCCAGGCACTGTTCGTGGGGTTCCTGAACACCATCAAGGTGGCGGTGCTGGGCATCTTCCTGGCCACCATCCTGGGCACGATCATCGGCATCGCCCGGCTGTCGAGCAATTTCCTTGTGGCGAAGCTGGCCTCGATCTATGTCGAGGTCATCCGCAACGTGCCCGTCCTGCTGCAGCTGTTCTTCTGGTACGCCGTGATCAGCGAGAGCCTGCCCGGGCCGCGGCAGGCGCTGAACCCGGTTCCCGGCGTGTTCCTGAGCAACCGCGGCATGAAGTTTCCGGGGCTGGCCGACGACCCGATCTGGACCTGGGTGGGGTTGGCATTGGTGGCCGCGATCGTCGGCGTCTGGCTGCTGGCGCGCTGGGCGCGCAAGCGCCAGGAGGCGACCGGGCAGCAGTTCCCGGTGGTGCTCGCCTCGATCGGCGTGCTGGTGGCGCTGCCGCTGCTGACTTGGGCCGCCGGCGGCGCTCCGACCGCGCTCGACGTTCCGGAGCTCCAGGGCTTCAATTTCCGCGGCGGCATCAACATCAGCCCCGAGTTCGCGGCGCTGCTGCTGGGACTGGTGATCTACACCGCCAGCTTCATCGCCGAGATCGTGCGCAGCGGCATCCGGGCGGTCAACTGGGGCCAGACCGAGGCGGCCTCCGCCCTGGGCCTGCACCGCGGCGAGGTGCTTCGCCTGGTGGTGCTTCCCCAGGCCCTGCGGATCATCGTGCCGCCGACCACCAGCCAGTACCTGAACCTGACCAAGAACAGCTCGCTCGCGGTCGCGATCGGCTATCCCGACCTGGTCAGCGTCGCCAACACGACCCTGAACCAGACGGGCCAGGCGATCGAGGCGGTGTCGATCATGATGGCGGTGTACCTGACCATCAGCCTCGGCATCTCGCTGTTCATGAACTGGTACAACACACGCATCGCCCTGGTGGAGCGCTGA
- a CDS encoding DUF2934 domain-containing protein, which yields MTGNLEDRIRRRAHEIWEHAGQPEGRNDEHWEQACRELAAEDAATGREFDVEPNLSAVAAGRMEATGSPQAPLSPGAASSGRMAKARRKDAT from the coding sequence ATGACGGGGAACCTGGAAGATCGCATCCGGCGGCGCGCCCATGAGATATGGGAACATGCCGGACAGCCCGAAGGCCGGAACGACGAGCATTGGGAGCAGGCCTGCCGGGAACTGGCGGCCGAGGATGCCGCGACGGGCCGGGAGTTCGACGTCGAGCCGAACCTGTCTGCCGTGGCTGCGGGACGGATGGAAGCGACCGGGTCGCCGCAGGCTCCCCTGTCGCCCGGCGCGGCCAGCAGCGGCAGGATGGCCAAGGCCCGGCGGAAGGACGCGACCTGA
- the tnpC gene encoding IS66 family transposase produces the protein MKDDQRDSNPANPKDDPLERIAVLERRVAVLTRENERLETFLAVLCHRIFGRSSEKMSPDQFSLLDTAAPAPADPGEAEPSGEDTTGRHRRSRGGRRPLPDSLPRVTREILPASTQCPCCSREMARIGQDESKQLHLVPAHAEVHVTVRPKFACRTCGELAQAPAPDDRPIERGLPTAGTIAQVVIAKYLNHMPLHRQAAHYARFGVLLATTTLYGWVEAAARDLAPIADRLLELLLRRTKIHADDTPVTVLNPGRSGTHDGRFWVYADDTRPRGGIEPSIAVFRFSAGRAGKHPGQHLAGFKGTLQADAFSGFDHLYRGGAMVEAGCLGHARRKLVDLVRAKGSPVAGEGVKQIAALYRIERRIYGLPPAERLAVRQSEAVPLLDALRTWLTERLSQVAPRSELAKALGYMNAQWDALARYAADGTLEIDNLTAERALRGIAIGRKNWNVIGSDAAGKVAAVIYSLVETCRLNGINPEAYLTDVIGRIGRTKIQALDTLLPFNWRPPDASSSADPGRMNIAPHTAAAA, from the coding sequence ATGAAAGATGACCAGCGCGACAGCAATCCTGCGAACCCGAAGGATGATCCGCTCGAGCGGATCGCCGTGCTGGAACGTCGGGTTGCGGTGCTGACGCGCGAGAACGAACGACTGGAGACGTTCCTGGCGGTTCTGTGCCACAGGATCTTCGGCCGTTCCTCGGAGAAGATGAGCCCGGATCAGTTCAGCCTGCTCGACACGGCAGCACCTGCGCCAGCCGATCCCGGCGAGGCGGAACCCTCGGGCGAGGACACGACCGGACGGCACCGCCGCAGCCGCGGGGGTCGGCGTCCTCTGCCCGACAGTCTGCCGCGAGTGACCCGCGAGATCCTGCCCGCCAGCACGCAGTGCCCGTGCTGCAGCCGGGAGATGGCCCGGATCGGCCAGGACGAGAGCAAACAGCTCCACCTCGTGCCGGCCCATGCCGAGGTTCATGTCACGGTCCGGCCCAAGTTCGCCTGCAGGACCTGCGGTGAACTGGCCCAGGCTCCGGCTCCTGACGACCGGCCGATCGAGCGTGGCCTGCCCACCGCCGGCACCATCGCCCAGGTCGTCATCGCCAAGTACCTCAACCACATGCCGCTGCACCGGCAGGCGGCGCACTACGCCCGGTTCGGCGTGCTGCTCGCCACCACCACCCTGTACGGCTGGGTCGAGGCGGCCGCGCGCGATCTGGCGCCGATTGCCGACCGCTTGCTCGAGCTGCTGCTCCGGCGGACCAAGATCCATGCCGACGACACGCCGGTGACCGTTCTCAATCCGGGCCGTTCCGGCACTCACGACGGCCGCTTCTGGGTCTATGCCGACGACACCCGGCCGCGCGGCGGCATCGAACCGTCGATCGCGGTGTTCCGCTTCTCCGCCGGACGCGCTGGCAAGCATCCGGGCCAGCACCTGGCTGGCTTCAAGGGCACCCTGCAGGCCGATGCCTTCTCCGGCTTCGATCACCTGTACCGGGGTGGTGCCATGGTTGAGGCCGGCTGCCTTGGCCACGCCCGCCGCAAGCTGGTCGATCTGGTGCGCGCCAAGGGCTCGCCGGTTGCTGGCGAGGGCGTGAAGCAGATTGCCGCGCTGTACCGCATCGAGCGGCGGATCTACGGGCTGCCGCCCGCGGAACGCCTGGCGGTGCGCCAGAGCGAGGCGGTGCCGCTGCTCGACGCCCTGCGGACCTGGCTCACCGAGCGGCTGAGCCAGGTGGCGCCGCGCAGCGAACTGGCTAAGGCACTCGGCTACATGAACGCACAGTGGGATGCCTTGGCGCGCTACGCCGCCGATGGCACGCTGGAAATCGATAATCTGACGGCCGAGCGGGCGCTGCGTGGCATAGCCATCGGCAGGAAAAACTGGAACGTGATCGGCTCGGATGCTGCCGGCAAGGTCGCCGCCGTGATCTACAGCCTGGTGGAAACCTGCCGGTTGAACGGGATCAACCCGGAAGCCTACCTGACCGACGTCATCGGCCGGATCGGACGGACCAAGATCCAAGCGCTCGATACCTTGCTGCCGTTCAACTGGCGACCGCCCGACGCCAGCAGTTCCGCCGATCCAGGCCGCATGAACATCGCTCCTCACACTGCCGCCGCCGCCTGA
- a CDS encoding amino acid ABC transporter substrate-binding protein: MKTKIIAAMGTALAIALGSTAAFAGPTLNAVKQKGFVQCGVNTGLPGFSNPDSQGNWTGLDVDFCRAVAAAIFGDAKAVRFTPLSAQQRFTALQSGEIDILSRNTTWTLTRDTSLGLNFAPTTFYDGQGFMVPKALGVSSATELNGATVCVQPGTTTELNLADYFRAKGMQFQPVVIESFDEVNAAFFSGRCDVYTTDASGMASIRSTLAPNPDDYIILPELISKEPLGPAVRHGDDEFYDIVKWTVYATLEAEEKGVNSGNVDEMLKSQDPTIQRLLGSTPGVGQALGLDEKWAYNVIKTVGNYGEIFERNVGVKTALKLERGPNALWTNGGLMYAMPVR; the protein is encoded by the coding sequence ATGAAAACCAAAATCATTGCCGCGATGGGCACAGCGCTGGCGATCGCTCTGGGAAGCACCGCCGCATTTGCGGGACCGACGCTGAACGCGGTCAAGCAGAAGGGTTTCGTACAGTGCGGCGTCAACACCGGCCTGCCCGGTTTCTCCAACCCGGACAGCCAGGGCAACTGGACCGGGCTGGACGTGGACTTCTGCCGCGCGGTCGCGGCCGCCATCTTCGGCGACGCCAAGGCCGTCCGGTTCACGCCGCTCTCCGCGCAGCAGCGCTTCACGGCCCTGCAATCCGGCGAGATCGACATCCTGTCGCGGAACACGACCTGGACACTTACCCGCGACACCTCGCTCGGCCTGAACTTCGCGCCGACCACCTTCTATGACGGCCAGGGCTTCATGGTTCCGAAGGCGCTGGGCGTGTCGAGCGCCACGGAGCTGAACGGCGCCACGGTCTGCGTGCAGCCCGGCACCACGACCGAGCTGAACCTGGCCGACTATTTCCGTGCGAAGGGCATGCAGTTCCAGCCGGTCGTGATCGAGTCCTTCGACGAGGTGAACGCCGCGTTCTTCTCCGGCCGCTGCGACGTCTACACCACCGACGCCTCGGGCATGGCGTCGATCCGCTCGACCCTGGCGCCCAACCCCGACGACTACATCATCCTGCCCGAGCTGATCTCGAAGGAGCCGCTCGGCCCGGCGGTGCGCCACGGCGACGACGAGTTCTACGACATCGTCAAGTGGACGGTCTACGCTACCCTGGAGGCGGAGGAGAAGGGGGTCAACTCCGGCAACGTGGACGAGATGCTGAAGAGCCAGGACCCGACCATCCAGCGGCTGCTGGGCTCCACCCCCGGCGTGGGCCAGGCGCTCGGCCTGGACGAGAAGTGGGCCTACAACGTGATCAAGACCGTCGGCAACTACGGCGAGATCTTCGAGCGCAATGTCGGCGTCAAGACGGCGCTGAAGCTGGAGCGCGGCCCGAACGCTCTGTGGACCAACGGCGGCCTGATGTACGCGATGCCGGTCCGCTGA